A window of the Isosphaera pallida ATCC 43644 genome harbors these coding sequences:
- the dapF gene encoding diaminopimelate epimerase, translating into MALRFVKMHGIGNDYIYISGFDQPIPDDPSALAVRIADRHFGVGGDGLILVLPPEPGSEADAVMRMFNADGSEGGMCGNGIRCVAKFLYDSGYVRAPRIRVKTKGAGVLSLDLEIDPASDRVRRVRVEMGAPILRASAIPTTLPGDPPLDYPIAVTYDGKTITYRGTAVSMGNPHLVMFVEDVASIDLERIGPLLERHEAFPDRVNVHVAQVDAPDVARMRTWERGSGITLACGTGACAVLVAGVLTGRTARAARIHLPGGALDLEWPRDGETVIMTGPAVTVFEGVWDESRV; encoded by the coding sequence ATGGCACTGCGGTTTGTGAAAATGCATGGAATTGGGAATGACTACATATATATCAGTGGTTTTGATCAGCCGATTCCCGATGATCCCTCGGCGCTGGCGGTTCGGATCGCCGATCGTCATTTTGGGGTAGGTGGAGATGGGTTGATCCTGGTGTTGCCTCCTGAGCCGGGGTCGGAGGCGGACGCGGTGATGCGGATGTTTAACGCCGATGGATCGGAAGGGGGGATGTGTGGCAACGGGATTCGCTGCGTCGCCAAGTTCCTTTACGATAGCGGATACGTCCGTGCGCCGAGGATTCGAGTCAAGACCAAGGGGGCCGGGGTATTGAGCCTCGATCTGGAGATCGATCCGGCGTCGGATCGGGTGCGGCGGGTGCGGGTCGAGATGGGCGCGCCGATTCTCCGGGCGTCGGCCATTCCCACTACGTTGCCCGGCGACCCGCCGTTAGACTATCCCATCGCCGTCACGTATGATGGGAAAACGATCACATATCGAGGCACGGCGGTTTCGATGGGCAATCCGCATTTGGTGATGTTCGTGGAGGATGTCGCGTCGATTGATCTGGAGCGGATCGGGCCGCTGCTGGAGCGTCACGAGGCGTTTCCCGATCGGGTCAATGTCCACGTTGCCCAGGTGGACGCGCCCGACGTAGCGCGGATGCGGACTTGGGAGCGCGGCTCGGGGATTACCTTGGCCTGCGGCACCGGCGCGTGCGCGGTGTTGGTGGCCGGAGTGCTGACTGGGCGAACTGCCCGCGCCGCGCGGATTCATCTGCCCGGCGGCGCGCTCGACCTGGAATGGCCCCGCGACGGCGAAACCGTCATCATGACTGGTCCCGCTGTCACGGTGTTCGAGGGGGTGTGGGATGAGTCGCGCGTCTGA
- a CDS encoding DUF1549 domain-containing protein: MTWLILGSSALLPPAWSAPLRVVDEAAASQPPATVSYYEQVRPIFQNHCQGCHQPAKAQGGYVMTEFSALLKGGDIGNAIVPGDVEASELVMRLELEEGDEALMPKGGPPLSKLEIETIKTWIAQGARDDTPESAKRTYDAEHPPIYNRPPVVAALDFSPDGRFLAVGGFHETLLMSADGSQRLARLIGVSERIESVKFSPDGKRLAVSGGLPARMGEIQVWNVETGKLLLSVPVTYDTVYGVNWSPDGTLISFGCADNTVRAIDSRTGKQVVYMGSHNDWALDTVFTKDGSRLVSVSRDMTAKLTEVATQRFIDNLTSITPGALKGGLAAVARHPERDEIVVGGSDGKPRVYRIDRLTARVIGDDSNLIRQLPGVNGRINDVAVSPDGKRIAVVGGLDGQGELVIHSYEFDTGLPEDIKAINAKVISSRTAEENAKLAAYYVKDIREVARVGLASTALYAVAFAADGQSVAVAGTDGLVRVYETETGKPVREFLAAPVGESTPTPAEALAATPNASVSNTVTTTSRAWSATGIDLPGEINPPSETLPPGRTVTTLSVAPQAIELDGPFAYAQLVVSATLDSGDVVDVTRMVRYELSAPVAAISPTGMITAENDGRAELKLTLGDRVLVVPVSVTRHDPPADPSQQFVPDFVRDVNPVLSKLGCNQGTCHGAAQGKNGFKLSLRGYDPIFDIRALTDDHAARRVNLASAEDSLMLLKPTGSVPHQGGRLMTPGSTYHTIVRDWIAAGAKLNRDTPKVVKIELFPLNPVVQTVGGRQQLRVLATYADGQVKDVTREAFIESGNTEVATADRNGLMTSLRRGEAPMLARYEGAYAATTLTVMGNRDGFQWTPPPSWGRIDDLVAAKWQRMKIQPSELTTDAEFLRRVYLDLTGLPPTPEEVSAFLADSRDTRVKRDEVIDRLIGSEAFIEHWTNKWADLLQVNSKFLGPEGAKAFRDWIRNEVAANTPYDQFARKILTASGSTRENPAASYFKILRSPDAIMENTTHLFLGVRFNCNKCHDHPFERWTQDQYYQTAAYFARVGLDTDPESKGRMIGGTAVEGGKPLYEIVSDKPEGEVIHDRTQQPTPPKFPFECHYSSPGEGASRRAELAAWITSPDNAYFAKSYVNRLWGYLLGVGIMEPIDDLRAGNPPSNPELLDYLTAEFLASGMNPRAIMAQICKSRVYQLSVKTNRWNEDDTINFSHAQPRRLPAETLYDAIHAVTGVPSTIPGVPPGTRAAAIPDSGIDLPSGFFATFGRPVRESACECERSSDLQLGPVMALVSGPTLADAIAAPNNAIAKLAETTPDDRDLIASIYLRVLNRPATPAEIEAGLEFFTRVELDHAQVVADLAAAEAEAAPRTLQRAKARLEAIDQARAALEAYQPERLAKLKEAEARRLEAIAQAEKAVEDYKATKFGEKLAAWEAEQTHRVAWSILEPTDLKGGAKDLVLTREADGSITASGPSAKTTYVVTAPAPAGIQRITALRLEAMTDPRLPANGPGRAQNGNFVVNELTLKVGPKDDPKAAQPVKIKAAHADYTQPGFDPAHLFDGQTGQPNNGWAIHPAMGVTHWVTLELDQPIEVSANTMLTVALAQNYTDGQHALGRFRLAVSGAENVGLSLAGEYDAILSTPASERTEQQTATLRHYFAALDEEFRKLVAAVDEAKKPVPPDPRQLELEAALARARAPLQPEPRLVQLRADLEMSLKQVANPRLTAAQDLTWALINSPAFLFNH; this comes from the coding sequence ATGACCTGGCTCATCCTCGGTTCGAGCGCGTTGCTTCCGCCGGCCTGGTCGGCTCCGCTCCGCGTCGTGGACGAAGCGGCCGCGTCCCAGCCACCCGCGACCGTTAGCTATTACGAGCAGGTCCGACCAATCTTCCAAAACCATTGCCAGGGTTGCCATCAGCCCGCCAAAGCGCAAGGCGGGTATGTCATGACGGAGTTTTCTGCCCTGCTCAAGGGGGGCGACATTGGCAACGCGATCGTGCCTGGCGATGTCGAGGCCAGTGAATTGGTGATGCGTTTAGAATTGGAGGAGGGGGACGAGGCGCTGATGCCCAAAGGCGGGCCTCCGCTGTCCAAGCTCGAAATCGAGACCATTAAGACCTGGATTGCCCAGGGAGCCCGCGACGATACCCCCGAATCAGCCAAGCGGACCTACGACGCCGAGCATCCCCCCATCTACAATCGTCCGCCAGTGGTCGCGGCGTTGGACTTCTCGCCCGACGGCCGGTTTTTGGCGGTGGGCGGCTTCCATGAGACGCTTCTAATGAGCGCCGACGGGTCGCAACGGCTGGCTCGTCTGATCGGGGTTTCGGAGCGGATCGAGTCGGTCAAGTTCTCGCCCGATGGCAAGCGTCTGGCCGTTTCGGGCGGTTTGCCCGCGCGGATGGGCGAAATCCAGGTTTGGAACGTCGAGACCGGCAAGCTCCTGTTGTCGGTTCCGGTCACCTACGACACGGTTTACGGCGTCAACTGGTCGCCGGACGGAACGCTGATTTCGTTCGGCTGCGCTGACAATACCGTGCGGGCGATCGATTCGCGCACCGGCAAACAAGTGGTGTACATGGGGTCGCACAACGATTGGGCGCTGGACACCGTCTTCACCAAAGACGGCAGCCGCCTAGTCTCGGTCAGCCGGGACATGACCGCCAAACTGACCGAGGTGGCCACCCAACGTTTCATCGACAATTTGACCTCGATCACCCCCGGCGCGCTCAAGGGCGGGCTGGCGGCCGTGGCGCGTCATCCGGAGCGTGACGAGATCGTGGTGGGCGGCTCCGACGGCAAGCCGCGGGTTTATCGGATCGACCGCCTGACCGCGCGGGTCATCGGCGACGACTCGAACCTGATTCGCCAACTGCCGGGCGTCAACGGTCGGATCAACGATGTGGCGGTCAGTCCCGACGGCAAGCGGATCGCCGTGGTGGGCGGTCTCGACGGCCAAGGCGAACTGGTGATCCACTCCTACGAGTTCGACACCGGATTGCCCGAGGACATCAAGGCGATCAACGCTAAGGTGATTTCCTCCCGCACCGCCGAAGAGAACGCCAAGCTGGCGGCCTACTACGTCAAGGACATCCGGGAAGTGGCGCGGGTGGGACTGGCCTCCACCGCGCTTTACGCCGTTGCCTTCGCCGCCGACGGCCAAAGCGTGGCGGTGGCCGGGACTGACGGCCTGGTGCGGGTTTATGAGACCGAGACCGGCAAGCCGGTCCGCGAATTCCTGGCCGCTCCGGTGGGCGAATCGACTCCCACGCCCGCGGAGGCGTTGGCCGCCACGCCCAACGCCTCGGTGTCCAACACGGTGACCACCACCTCCCGCGCCTGGTCGGCCACTGGGATCGACCTGCCCGGCGAGATCAACCCACCCAGCGAAACCTTGCCACCAGGCCGCACGGTGACCACTCTGAGCGTCGCGCCCCAGGCGATCGAGCTGGATGGCCCCTTCGCTTACGCGCAGCTCGTGGTGTCGGCCACCCTCGACAGCGGCGACGTGGTGGATGTCACCCGGATGGTCCGCTACGAACTCTCGGCCCCGGTCGCGGCGATCTCGCCCACCGGCATGATCACCGCCGAAAACGACGGCCGCGCCGAGCTCAAGCTGACCCTGGGGGATCGGGTGTTGGTGGTGCCGGTGAGCGTGACACGCCACGATCCGCCCGCCGATCCATCCCAGCAGTTCGTGCCCGACTTCGTGCGCGACGTCAACCCAGTGCTGTCCAAACTGGGTTGCAACCAGGGAACCTGCCACGGCGCGGCTCAGGGCAAGAACGGTTTCAAGCTGTCGTTGCGGGGCTACGACCCGATTTTCGACATCCGAGCGCTGACCGACGACCACGCCGCTCGCCGAGTCAATCTCGCCTCGGCTGAGGACAGCCTGATGCTGCTCAAGCCCACCGGGTCGGTTCCCCACCAGGGCGGGCGGCTGATGACCCCCGGCTCGACCTACCACACCATCGTGCGCGACTGGATCGCCGCCGGAGCCAAACTCAACCGCGACACCCCCAAGGTGGTCAAGATTGAGCTGTTCCCGCTCAACCCGGTCGTACAGACCGTCGGCGGCCGTCAGCAACTGCGGGTGTTGGCCACCTACGCCGACGGCCAGGTCAAAGACGTGACCCGTGAGGCGTTCATCGAAAGCGGCAACACCGAAGTCGCCACCGCCGACCGCAACGGCCTGATGACCTCGCTGCGTCGCGGCGAAGCCCCTATGCTGGCCCGCTACGAGGGAGCCTACGCCGCCACGACCCTAACCGTCATGGGGAACCGCGACGGCTTCCAGTGGACCCCACCCCCCTCCTGGGGACGGATCGACGACTTGGTGGCCGCCAAGTGGCAACGGATGAAGATCCAACCCTCCGAACTCACCACCGACGCCGAGTTCCTCCGTCGGGTTTACCTCGACCTGACCGGATTGCCACCCACCCCCGAGGAGGTCTCCGCCTTCCTTGCCGACTCCCGGGACACCCGCGTCAAACGCGACGAGGTCATCGACCGTCTGATCGGCTCCGAAGCATTCATCGAACATTGGACCAATAAATGGGCCGACCTACTCCAGGTCAACAGCAAGTTTCTCGGCCCCGAGGGAGCCAAAGCGTTCCGCGACTGGATTCGCAACGAAGTCGCCGCCAACACCCCTTACGACCAGTTCGCCCGCAAGATTCTGACCGCTTCAGGATCAACCCGCGAAAACCCGGCCGCGTCGTACTTCAAAATCCTCCGCAGCCCCGACGCGATCATGGAAAACACCACCCACCTCTTCCTCGGAGTCCGGTTCAACTGCAACAAGTGCCACGATCATCCCTTCGAGAGGTGGACGCAAGATCAGTATTACCAAACGGCGGCCTACTTCGCCCGGGTCGGCCTGGACACCGACCCCGAGAGCAAGGGTCGGATGATCGGGGGCACGGCTGTTGAGGGCGGCAAGCCGCTCTACGAAATCGTCAGCGACAAGCCTGAAGGGGAAGTGATCCACGATCGGACCCAGCAACCTACCCCGCCCAAGTTCCCGTTTGAGTGCCACTACTCCTCCCCTGGTGAAGGGGCCAGTCGTCGCGCGGAACTGGCGGCCTGGATCACCTCGCCGGACAACGCCTATTTTGCCAAGAGCTACGTGAATCGGCTGTGGGGCTACCTCCTGGGCGTGGGGATCATGGAGCCCATCGACGACCTGCGTGCTGGCAATCCGCCCTCCAACCCGGAACTGCTGGATTACCTCACGGCCGAGTTTCTGGCCTCGGGCATGAATCCCCGGGCGATCATGGCCCAGATCTGCAAGTCGCGTGTCTACCAGCTTTCGGTGAAGACCAACCGCTGGAACGAGGATGACACCATCAACTTCTCGCACGCGCAGCCGCGTCGTCTCCCGGCCGAGACGTTGTACGACGCGATCCACGCCGTGACCGGGGTTCCCTCGACGATTCCTGGCGTCCCCCCCGGCACCCGCGCCGCGGCGATCCCGGATTCAGGCATCGACCTACCCAGCGGCTTCTTCGCAACCTTCGGCCGTCCGGTTCGGGAAAGCGCCTGCGAATGTGAGCGCTCCAGCGACCTGCAACTTGGTCCAGTCATGGCGCTGGTGAGCGGGCCGACCCTGGCCGACGCCATTGCCGCCCCCAACAACGCCATTGCCAAACTGGCTGAAACCACCCCGGACGACCGCGATCTGATCGCGTCGATCTATCTGCGGGTGTTGAATCGTCCGGCGACCCCGGCTGAGATTGAAGCCGGTCTGGAGTTCTTCACCCGGGTCGAACTAGACCACGCCCAGGTGGTCGCCGACCTGGCTGCCGCCGAGGCCGAAGCCGCGCCCCGAACCCTGCAACGGGCCAAGGCGCGCTTGGAGGCGATCGACCAGGCCCGCGCTGCTCTGGAGGCGTATCAGCCCGAACGTCTCGCCAAACTCAAGGAGGCCGAGGCGCGGCGTCTGGAAGCCATCGCCCAGGCCGAGAAGGCGGTCGAGGACTACAAAGCCACCAAGTTCGGCGAGAAACTGGCCGCCTGGGAGGCTGAACAAACCCACCGAGTCGCCTGGTCGATCCTGGAACCGACCGACCTCAAGGGCGGAGCCAAAGACCTCGTTCTGACCCGCGAGGCCGACGGCTCGATCACCGCTTCGGGTCCCTCCGCCAAGACCACCTACGTCGTGACCGCGCCGGCCCCCGCCGGGATCCAACGGATCACCGCGCTGCGGTTGGAGGCGATGACCGATCCCCGTCTGCCCGCCAACGGCCCCGGACGCGCCCAGAACGGCAACTTCGTGGTCAACGAACTGACCTTGAAAGTCGGCCCCAAGGACGACCCCAAGGCGGCCCAACCCGTCAAAATCAAGGCGGCCCACGCCGATTACACCCAGCCCGGTTTCGACCCGGCCCACCTCTTCGACGGTCAGACCGGACAACCCAACAACGGTTGGGCGATCCATCCGGCGATGGGTGTGACCCACTGGGTGACTCTGGAACTCGACCAACCGATCGAAGTCTCCGCCAACACCATGCTGACCGTCGCCCTGGCGCAAAACTACACCGACGGCCAACACGCCCTAGGACGGTTCCGCTTGGCCGTCAGCGGCGCGGAGAACGTCGGTCTGAGTCTGGCGGGCGAATACGACGCGATCCTCTCGACCCCCGCGTCCGAGCGGACCGAACAGCAAACCGCGACCCTACGCCACTATTTCGCCGCGCTTGACGAGGAGTTCCGCAAGCTGGTCGCGGCCGTGGACGAGGCCAAAAAGCCGGTGCCGCCCGACCCGCGGCAGCTTGAACTGGAGGCGGCCCTGGCCCGTGCGAGGGCTCCGCTCCAACCCGAACCTCGGTTGGTTCAGTTGCGGGCCGATCTGGAAATGTCGCTCAAACAGGTCGCCAACCCGCGGCTCACCGCCGCGCAAGACCTCACCTGGGCGCTAATCAACAGCCCCGCCTTCCTGTTCAACCATTGA
- a CDS encoding DUF1501 domain-containing protein, whose protein sequence is MLIVPGLSTAKDLCDPQLGPTRRDVLRVGGSGLLGLSLGSMFTLQARSAQAMAAGEGSKNAGGPGWGKAKSIIMVYLQGGPSHLDLWDPKENVPDNVRSAFKTIPTKIPGVHFTEILPRLAQSIDKVTLIRSLSYTPNGLFNHTAAIYQMMTGYTTDKVSPSGQLEPPSPKDFPNFGSNIIRLKPPTEPMLPFVMLPRPLQESNVVGKAGTAGFLGKAYDPYTLYPEGDDMDNTKMDRIRVDDLQLRPEVFARRLERRARLRDAVNAAMPELDQAVSQYNLDGYYQKALDLIVSGRAREAFNLKAEPDAVRDRYGRTTFGQSCLLARRLVEAGTRVVEVIWPKVANSDNHSWDTHVGLTDRIKNQAGPMFDAGLSALLDDLDERGLLDSTLVVAVGEFGRSPQRGVSTSGNGNSDDGRDHWPYCYTGLIAGAGIKRGYIHGKSDKTGSAPVEDPVHPGELLATIYHAFGIDPLTIVYNHLNQPRELVKAEAITRLFA, encoded by the coding sequence ATGCTGATCGTTCCCGGACTCTCGACCGCTAAAGACCTGTGCGATCCTCAACTCGGTCCCACCCGCCGCGACGTGTTGCGCGTTGGCGGCTCGGGCCTGTTGGGGCTGTCGTTGGGTTCAATGTTCACCCTTCAAGCGCGTTCGGCCCAAGCGATGGCCGCGGGCGAAGGCTCCAAGAACGCCGGTGGCCCCGGCTGGGGCAAGGCTAAGAGCATCATCATGGTCTATCTCCAAGGCGGTCCCAGCCACCTCGACTTGTGGGATCCCAAGGAGAACGTGCCGGACAACGTCCGAAGCGCCTTCAAGACGATCCCCACCAAGATTCCGGGGGTCCATTTCACCGAAATCCTGCCCAGGCTGGCCCAGTCGATCGACAAGGTGACCCTGATCCGCTCGCTGAGCTACACCCCGAACGGTCTGTTCAACCACACCGCCGCCATCTATCAAATGATGACGGGATACACGACCGACAAGGTTTCGCCTTCGGGTCAGCTTGAGCCGCCCAGCCCCAAGGATTTCCCCAACTTCGGCTCGAACATCATCCGGCTCAAGCCGCCAACCGAGCCGATGCTGCCGTTTGTGATGCTGCCCCGCCCACTTCAGGAGTCCAACGTGGTGGGCAAGGCGGGAACCGCCGGCTTCCTGGGCAAAGCGTATGACCCCTACACGCTTTACCCCGAAGGGGACGACATGGACAACACCAAGATGGACCGTATCCGGGTGGACGACCTCCAGCTGCGGCCCGAGGTGTTCGCCCGCCGCTTGGAACGTCGCGCTCGGCTACGGGACGCGGTCAACGCCGCCATGCCCGAACTTGATCAAGCCGTCTCGCAATACAACCTCGATGGCTACTACCAAAAGGCGCTGGATCTGATCGTGTCGGGACGCGCCCGCGAAGCGTTCAACCTCAAAGCCGAACCGGACGCGGTGCGGGACCGCTACGGCCGCACCACCTTTGGCCAAAGCTGTCTGCTGGCGCGGCGATTGGTCGAGGCCGGCACCCGAGTCGTCGAGGTGATCTGGCCCAAGGTCGCCAACTCCGATAACCACTCGTGGGACACCCACGTCGGCCTGACCGACCGGATCAAAAACCAAGCCGGGCCGATGTTCGACGCCGGGCTCTCCGCGCTGCTAGACGACCTAGACGAGCGCGGGCTGCTGGACAGTACCCTGGTAGTGGCGGTGGGCGAATTCGGTCGCAGCCCGCAGCGCGGGGTCTCGACCTCGGGCAACGGCAACAGCGACGACGGCCGCGACCACTGGCCGTATTGCTACACCGGCCTGATCGCCGGAGCCGGGATCAAGCGGGGTTACATCCACGGCAAGAGCGACAAGACCGGCTCGGCCCCGGTGGAGGATCCGGTTCACCCCGGCGAACTGCTGGCGACAATCTACCACGCCTTCGGCATCGACCCGCTGACCATTGTGTACAACCACCTCAACCAACCCCGCGAACTCGTGAAAGCCGAGGCGATCACCCGGTTGTTCGCCTGA
- a CDS encoding 2-oxoglutarate dehydrogenase E1 component, translating into MNRSTVASRWNLDLLEAKLADWKRDPLAVEESWRLFFEGYELGLTDLETKRPAATAAPAAVAPVPPPASEAGRAPASFSEYDLDIARKQASVTRLVDAYREIGHFLADLDPLQLTPKLERHELLDLEAFDLDETDLDTVFYTRLFEPNRASLRELIAALRETYCRTIGVEYMHIHDNRIRQWLQARMEPIRNRPNLGTHKKRRLLLKLYAADLFERFLQKHYAGQKRFGLEGAESVIPLIDAIIERGGAGQVREVVLGMPHRGRLNVLANILHKPYGMIFGEFEGHMAPETVCGDGDVKYHLGFSADHVTSCGQMVHLSLTPNPSHLEAVNPVVEGRVRAKQRHLRDRDGRMVLPLLIHGDAAFAGQGIVAETLNLSRLPGYRTGGTVHIIVNNQIGFTTAPKDARSSPYCTDVAKMIDVPIFHVNGDDPEAVVHVAEIALDFRQTFGMDVVIDLVCYRRHGHNELDEPRFTQPRMYRAIDARPPVKQIYTDQLIASGELTRKEAETIAETFEEKMEAIFNEIHNQPPPTPTPPKSFGGPWKGLVRDYSFEPVETGVSQETLARIVAHVTTPPPPGAYGRPDRPFKLNPILDRILRQRAKAMAEGGPIDWAFAETLAFGSLLIEGHPVRLSGQDSRRGTFSQRHAVWVDPETGEEYYPLRHLAPEAAEFFVYDSFLSEAAVLGFEYGVALDSPHVLVMWEAQFGDFANGAQAIIDQFIASGESKWGRANGVVLLLPHGYEGQGPEHSSARLERFLQLHASAENNIEVVYPTTPAQYFHLLRRQLKRNFRKPLIVMTPKSLLRRKEATNTVADLTTGRFREVLDDPAITNPDQVKRVILCSGKVYYDLAARLAKETELRGNIALVRIEQLAPWPLDALKTLKARYHQTRQWIWAQEESQNMGAWSFVSPRLRDLLGIAVPYVGRDSSASPATGSSKVHDREQAELVEAALFGDGGHVVTATPRTPHLVSVPTAANGSASSSASAANGASTGHAAVVQSAGGARHSS; encoded by the coding sequence ATGAATCGCTCGACAGTGGCGAGTCGGTGGAATCTGGATCTCCTTGAAGCTAAACTCGCCGATTGGAAACGCGATCCCTTAGCGGTCGAGGAATCGTGGCGGTTGTTTTTTGAAGGTTACGAACTGGGTCTGACCGACCTGGAAACCAAACGTCCGGCGGCGACCGCGGCCCCGGCCGCGGTGGCCCCTGTGCCGCCGCCTGCAAGCGAGGCGGGCCGCGCTCCGGCGAGTTTCTCCGAATACGACCTGGACATTGCACGCAAGCAGGCGTCGGTCACCCGCCTGGTGGACGCCTATCGGGAAATCGGCCACTTCCTGGCCGACCTCGACCCGCTCCAGCTCACCCCCAAACTCGAACGCCACGAATTGCTCGACCTCGAAGCGTTCGACCTGGACGAAACCGATCTCGACACCGTGTTCTACACCCGGTTGTTCGAGCCCAACCGAGCCAGCCTACGCGAACTGATCGCCGCGCTTCGGGAAACCTATTGCCGCACGATCGGCGTGGAATACATGCATATCCACGACAACCGAATCCGGCAATGGCTTCAAGCTCGCATGGAACCAATCCGCAACCGGCCCAATCTGGGGACGCACAAGAAGCGGCGATTGTTGCTCAAGTTGTACGCGGCCGATCTCTTCGAGCGGTTTCTTCAGAAGCATTACGCTGGTCAAAAGCGATTCGGTCTGGAAGGGGCTGAGTCGGTCATCCCCCTGATCGATGCCATCATCGAACGGGGGGGAGCCGGCCAAGTCCGCGAGGTGGTGCTGGGGATGCCCCACCGAGGCCGGCTCAACGTGTTGGCCAATATTCTGCACAAACCCTATGGCATGATCTTCGGCGAATTCGAAGGTCACATGGCCCCGGAAACCGTCTGCGGCGACGGCGACGTGAAATACCACCTGGGCTTCTCCGCCGATCATGTGACTAGCTGCGGCCAGATGGTCCACCTCTCCCTGACTCCCAACCCCAGCCACCTGGAGGCGGTCAACCCTGTGGTCGAAGGCCGGGTCCGCGCCAAGCAACGCCACCTTCGCGACCGCGACGGCCGCATGGTCCTGCCCCTGCTGATCCACGGCGACGCCGCCTTCGCCGGTCAGGGAATCGTGGCCGAAACCCTCAACCTCTCCCGCTTGCCCGGCTACCGCACCGGCGGCACCGTCCACATCATCGTCAACAACCAGATCGGCTTCACCACCGCCCCCAAGGACGCCCGTAGCTCGCCCTACTGCACCGATGTCGCCAAGATGATCGACGTGCCGATTTTCCACGTCAATGGCGACGATCCCGAGGCGGTGGTCCACGTCGCGGAAATCGCACTGGATTTCCGCCAGACCTTTGGCATGGACGTGGTGATTGACCTCGTTTGCTACCGTCGCCACGGCCACAACGAGTTGGACGAACCGCGCTTCACCCAGCCGCGGATGTATCGGGCGATCGACGCCCGCCCGCCGGTCAAGCAGATCTACACCGATCAACTGATCGCCTCCGGCGAACTGACCCGTAAGGAGGCTGAGACGATCGCCGAAACCTTCGAGGAGAAGATGGAGGCGATCTTCAACGAGATCCACAACCAACCGCCACCCACTCCCACGCCGCCCAAGAGCTTTGGCGGTCCCTGGAAGGGTCTGGTCCGCGATTACTCGTTCGAGCCGGTGGAAACTGGGGTCTCGCAAGAAACCCTGGCGCGGATCGTGGCCCATGTGACCACCCCACCGCCGCCCGGCGCTTACGGTCGACCCGACCGTCCGTTCAAACTCAACCCGATCCTCGACCGGATCCTGCGCCAACGCGCCAAAGCGATGGCCGAGGGGGGCCCAATCGACTGGGCATTCGCCGAGACCCTGGCGTTCGGCTCGCTGCTGATCGAAGGACACCCGGTTCGGCTCTCTGGCCAGGACTCGCGGCGAGGCACCTTCTCGCAACGCCACGCCGTCTGGGTCGATCCCGAAACCGGCGAGGAATATTACCCGCTCCGCCACCTCGCCCCCGAAGCCGCCGAATTCTTCGTTTACGACAGTTTCCTGTCCGAAGCCGCCGTGTTGGGCTTCGAGTACGGTGTGGCGTTGGATTCCCCTCATGTTCTGGTGATGTGGGAAGCCCAGTTCGGCGACTTCGCAAACGGCGCTCAGGCGATCATCGATCAATTCATCGCCTCCGGCGAATCAAAGTGGGGACGTGCCAACGGGGTGGTGCTGCTGCTGCCCCATGGCTACGAAGGCCAGGGGCCAGAACACTCCTCGGCCCGTCTGGAACGGTTCCTCCAACTCCACGCCTCCGCCGAAAACAACATCGAAGTGGTCTACCCCACCACCCCCGCCCAGTATTTCCACCTGCTGCGCCGGCAGCTCAAACGCAACTTCCGCAAGCCCCTGATCGTGATGACCCCCAAGAGTCTGCTGCGCCGCAAGGAAGCCACCAACACCGTAGCCGACCTAACCACGGGCCGGTTCCGCGAAGTGCTGGACGATCCCGCCATCACTAACCCCGACCAAGTCAAGCGCGTGATCCTCTGCTCGGGCAAGGTGTACTACGATCTGGCGGCTCGTCTCGCCAAGGAGACCGAACTCCGCGGCAACATCGCGCTGGTGCGGATCGAGCAACTGGCCCCCTGGCCGCTCGACGCCCTCAAGACGCTCAAGGCCCGCTACCATCAGACCCGCCAATGGATCTGGGCGCAGGAGGAATCGCAGAATATGGGGGCCTGGAGCTTTGTGTCCCCCCGGTTGCGCGACCTGTTGGGAATCGCTGTGCCCTATGTGGGGCGGGACTCCAGCGCCTCGCCAGCGACCGGCTCTTCCAAGGTCCACGACCGCGAGCAGGCGGAACTCGTCGAAGCAGCGCTGTTCGGCGACGGCGGCCATGTGGTCACCGCCACCCCCCGCACCCCTCATCTCGTGTCGGTACCTACCGCCGCCAACGGCTCCGCCTCATCGTCGGCCTCTGCTGCCAATGGCGCTTCCACCGGCCACGCCGCCGTCGTCCAGTCAGCCGGCGGGGCGCGCCACTCCTCTTGA